The Mustelus asterias chromosome 13, sMusAst1.hap1.1, whole genome shotgun sequence genomic sequence TTTCTGATCAGTGCAATATAAAACTGTTCAAGTGGGAAGTACAAGGACTTGGTACTAAAGCATTGCTTTCAGTTTTGGTCACTGGAGGGAGAGGAAGACGACCAACATTACATCCACATTTTGGGCTCAATTATTCTCGGTGCAGGCAAAATTACTTGGGGTTATTTTCGTTCGAGAAACAATTTTGGAGTTTCCAAAATGACTAAGGGATTAGAATCTGTCTGGTGGGGTAGGCTATTTGTGTTCAACAGCAACAGAGAAAAGGGATGTTAGTGTAAAACACGGAGCCAAAGAGCTTATTTGATAGGAAGTACTTCAGACATAACCCTTTGCAACATAAGTGCATAGTCCATGTGGATTCATTGCTGTCTaactggtgcggtgacacagtggttagcactgctgcctcacagtgctagggaccttggttcaattcggccttgggtgactgtctgtgtagtttgcacgttctccccgtgtctgcgtgtgtttcctccggatgctctggtttcctcccacagtccaaaagatgtgcagattagttggattggccatgctaaattgccccttcgtatcccaaGAGTGGATTAGCTACAAtatatgtgtggagttacggggatagggtgggatgcacttttggggagttggtgcagacttgatgggccaaatggccaccttctgcaccgtaggaacgCTATGGTTCTATCCAAAGAAAGCTGGACAAGTTTCTGGAGTTTTCAAGCTGTGAGGTGTTTAGGGGCAATGCAATTCTCCGATCGATTCGCTGTGTTGGGAGCGTATTTGGTTGCCTTGTGAGATCAGAGAGGAATTGTCATGGGCACCCATACCCAGCAACGAACAAAAGAAAATACACATGCCAGGATATGGAAAGCTGGTGTTGGCCATTTTGGATTTAGGGTGGGTGGAGCAAGCTGCATAAATTGGCATGCCCTCCCTTTTATGTTGTGAACAAGGATACACAGTCACACAGATGAATTCAATCCATGTTAACAATCCTATTCCATTCCAAAGAAATCacaatggactcaaaacattagcatttttccgtctctccacagctgctgccagacctgagttttccagcattttctgttaacaAAGAAAATTCCCTTGCCATTCTTTGAATAATATCGAATCCTCCTGAAAACACAGACCACTTCAATGTCTCAGCTGAAAGCTGGCATTTTGGACtttacagcattccctcagcaattCATGGGAATTTCAGCCTTGATTTTGTGCTATACCAGCAACAGAATGATGCCCCATGGAAAAAAGTTTGAAAGCGTCACAAAGGCAGGcagaacttttatttttttaaatacaaaGCATTGCTAATTTCATTCGTTTCAAACGAATTTGACATGAAATTTTGCAAACGAAAACATTATTGAGGGTCCAGATTTTGATAGCTTAAAAAGTCTTGAGAAAAAAGATTTAGTGAAGGATTTTCTTCACAAACAGAATGTGATGTGGTGCACCTCGATACCTGTCTACTGGAGTGTCACGTGGAATAAAAACCTCTTTActttccctgcaaacaaaagTTTGCCAAACACACTTTATGAATACAAGAAAAAAAATCCCCTTTAAAAGCTGACTCACTAATCAGGAATGCCGTTGGTGTTCATGTaacatgaatcatagaaagaaaaagTATAAATTAGCCTCAATCACCAGAATAACTTGGCATATCCAGGTGTATGGAATAATTAGAACATCTTTAATGCATGAGGAATAACctatatttctatgatttctatgacattgcTGCAGTTAATCTTATAAGTTTTTGAAAATTAATCTTTCATTGGAGTGGGtcaacaaggccagcatttgttgcccatccctacaaAATTTTATTCCTTTATTGAAGTTGCAAagtcaatgtgcagagtggacaaaGCAAactcttgctccaaaaaccaattcaaattgaacccAGTTCACGGTCTCCACAAAAGagaccaagctgacaagaaaagtcgTTACAACtgatcttgggtttgatctgacacttgaactTAGCCAAAAAGGCTGAGAAGTgaaccctaattacccttgaactgaactGCTTACCACACCAGttaggaatcaaccacattgctgtggtgtctggagtcacatgtaggacagactaggtaagaatggcagatttccttccccgaaaGACATTGGtggaccagatgggcttttatgacaatcaacaatggttttatggtcaccattactgaaactagtttgtcaattccagattattattgcTTGAATTtgcattccaccagctgccatggtaggcAGAACATTAGCATGGTCCTCtcgattacgagtccagtgacattgtcactgtgccaccatccccccaatccccccaccccccgctctcccccaaaAGTACAGCACATGTACTGTGATATGGCATCTGTTGAAGTAATGGTTACTTTGAAGTAACTATATAGTGCTACTGCTCAATGAGGGTTTGGATAGTGTAAATTAggcgattggcaaaagaaccaaagacaacatgaggaaaaaaacttttttaaaaaaaacacagcgaatagttaggatctggaatacactgcctgagagtgtggtggagacagattgacacagcgaatggttaggatctggaatacactgctttagagtgtggtggagacagattcacacagcgaatggttaggatctgaaatacactgcctgagagtgtggtggagacagcacAATTGTGGCTTTTGAAAGAGAAGtaacctcctcctgtgctgtaattgttctATGATGGGGAAAACTATTTCCATTGGAAGGTGGGTTGATaaccagatttaagataattgtcaAAAGAATTAGAGGCGAGAtgagaatttctttttaaagCTGCGAGTTGTGAtctagaatgtgctgcctgaaaagatagtgaaagcagattcaacagtaattCTCCAAACAGAGAAATGGAAAACATGTGGGGCAAAGATAGGGCAAAGGGACTATTTGGATAGCTCTTTAAAGGCACCAGCACAGGAAtgctgtgctgaatggcctccttctctgacgTATGGTGCTACTGGGGTTTCTGTTCATTGGTTGGCTAAGGTGAATTCTGTGATCATTTATAACCATGACAGCTGACAGTCCTGTAAATCAGGATCCAGGGTCAGAAAAGCAGAAGCAAATATTTTAGTTCCTGTTAATGAATACATAAGTTTCAGAATAATGGAAACAATGCCTGATTCAATTTGAAATGGAAGCAATGCATTTGCTGCTGAAAAACAACTGCTGATATTAGAGAAAGAAATACTGGCAACGTGGCATTGATGTCAAACATAGAGAAGAAAAAGCAATGTTGATAATTTCCTGTTCTTTGCCTCTGCTGAAATGGCAGGGTAATACAactgattggatttgattagtTTGACTTGAGAGAGAAGGAGACTTTGAGACAGGCCAGCTCCTGCTGGTTTCTGGTCAGGGCTCCCATCGCTTTGTAGTTCCCACTGGTCATCCAAATTGGGAGCTCGACAGGAGGGATGTAGAAGTAAGTGTTTGGCAGAGAGTACTCACCCTAAATACCAAAAAAGAGTAGTGTTATAAGACATGCATTTAAGCAGGAAATGTTGATCCATGTAATTGAAGCCATACGTTTCTGCTTGCTGCAATTAACTAACAATTTTTCTTCTCTACTGACTTCCTCTTcgtctttttttctttttgccaACTTGCTCCCCTCCCCGCCTGAAAGAATCAACTCCTTGCTGAGGTGCAGTTCCATGTATCTGGCCACCCGACACTACCTCACCCAAGTGCCCATATTTAACACAGATACCCACTCAACAAATATTGGCCAGCTGTCCAACCATGGGGAGCATCACAGCCAAGCTCCTATTCTGCCCTCCTTGGATATTCTGTCAATCCTAAGGGGAGGATCGCAGAAAATGAACAGGATTGGAGAACCTTACTGATTTTATCCTCACTGTGGTGACTTATGCCATGCCGACCTGTGCCCTGGCTGTAATAAGCTAACTCAGCACAAACTTACTATTGACCTTCCTGCTCTGTAAGTCTCAGCCGCTCACACTTGATCagctgtgttattaaatttacatTTTACACCATGATAAAAAGTTTTAGACGAAACAGTCATGAAACGAGACTGCTGTAAACTCAGGCATGACTTTGTCAGCAGATTTTAAAGATACATTTCAATTAACCACATGTACGTGTTTGTAACATGCATTGTGTTCAGATAAAATTCTGTTATCTGTTATTTTAAAGCTGTTAATGGTTTTGTTAAGTATTGCTGAATGCTGAATGTCTCACAAAGGACCTCTCTCACTCTTTTCACTCCTAACTTTCTTGTCCTTCTGGAGGTACACTATCCCATGTTACACCTGACCATCCTACCACAACATATAGTCATGATCTTGAACATTTTCCAGGCAGTCACAACCCCATCAACTTATCCTGTAACATCCTGATaatgtcacagaattgttatagcaTCAAAGAAGACCCTTtgtatccatgctggctctctgcaagatcaGCTCACCTAGTCCCACTCCTCCTGTCGCGTTGCAacatttttctcttcagataattatccaattgccttttcaaaggcacaactgaacccacctccaccacactctcagagagtGCTTTCCAGATCCTAGCCACTCGCTGTgcaaatctgtctccaccacaatctcagaCAGTGCTTTCCAGGTCTAAACAACAaatgctgtgtgaatctgtctctaccacactctcagacagtgctttcCAGGTCTGAACCACTCGCTAtgtaaaaaggattttcctcatgttgcctttggttTGTTTAACCATCCACCTTAACTCtatggttctcaatccttccaccaacaggaacagcttctccctatctactctgtccagactgcTCATAAGTACCTTgtttcaaatctcctctcaaccttctctcctcTAAGGAGAaaagtcccagcttctccagtcaatGTAACTGAAGtcactcatccctggaactattctcgtgaatcttttccacGCCCTCTCTAAAGTCTTCAATTCTTCCAGGAGTGCGGTGCCTGGAATtggacacactgccccagttgaggccatcattTCCATCCTTTTGTACTCACTGcctctgctcggatgaggaggatcgcaacagacacctccagacgctgaaagatgccctcataagaacaggatatggcgctagactcattgatcaacagttccgacgcgccacagcgaaaaaccgcaccgacctcctcagaagacaaacacgggacacagtggacagagtacccttcgttgtccagtacttccccggagcggagaagctacggcatctcctccggagccttcaacatgtcattgatgaagacgaacatctcgccaaggccatccccacacccccacttcttgccttcaaacaaccgcacaacctcaaacagaccattgtccgcagcaaactacccagccttcaggagaacagtgaccaagacaccacacaaccctgccacagcaacctctgcaagacgtgccggatcatcgacacagatgccatcatctcacgtgagaacaccatccaccaggtacacggtacatactcttgcaactcggccaacgttgtctacctgatacgctgcaagaaaggatgtcccgaggcatggtacattggggaaactatgcagacactgcgacaacggatgaatgaacaccgctcgacaatcaccaggcaagactgttctcttcctgttggggagcacttcagcggtcacgggcattcggcctctgatattcgggtaagcgttctccaaggcggccttcgcgacacacgacagcgcagagtcgcggagcagaaactgatagccaggttccgcacacacaaggacggcctcaaccgggatattgggtttatgtcacactatttcacataaatatttctgcttttttcctcctgagtctttatcatgcgatcctagaatcagaatttatgtcacactatttgtaactcccacagttgcgtggacctgcagagtttcactggctgtcttgtctggagacaatacacatctttttagcctgtcttgatgctctctccactcccattgttttgtttcttaaagactggattagttgtaagtattcgcattccaaccattattcatgtaaattgagtctgtgtcttataagttctgtttgtgaacagaattcccactcacctgaagaaggggctcagagcctcgaaagcttgtgtggcttttgctaccaaataaacctgttggactttaacctggtgttgttaaacttcttactctgcttataaagcccaggattttGTTTGTATTTCTGTTAACCATTTTCTCAACCAGCCCCGCCATCTTCAACCATGCAACCCATCTCTCTGCTGTTGAACCCCTTGCAGAATTGtatcttttattttatatttcctcTTTGTTTCTAACCAAATGTTTCACTTCACATCATTTCATCTGGGATGGGACTTCACTCCACCAACCTATGTCCCTATGAAGGCTactactatcctcctcacagttcacaatacttctgaTATTTGAAATTGCACCCAAAATACTGAAAAACCATTCATCACTAATGTTTCCTGCCACTGGGTGAACTTCAGATGGTGCCAGTGTCCGTATAATTCCATGGGCAGTCATCTTGCTGAAAAGCttgttatgtggcactttatcaaacacttTTTGGAAGCCCTTAATTAATCCACGCTTGTCCCAGCGACTGCTAACTTCACCTCTTTTAAAAGCTTTCACATTATCAAAGTTAAACTAACTGACTGCCATGCTGGATTTATCCTCACATACTTTTTTGAAAGAggctgtaacatttgcaattctccagtcctctggcaccaccccttaATCTAAGGACGATTGAAAGATTATGTCCACTGTCTCTGCAATTTCTACCCTTACTTCCCTCAATGTCCCTAAATGCCTCTGATCTGCTCCTGATGACTTCTCAATTTAAGTGTAGCCAGCCTTTCCAATACCTCAGGTTACATAGCAACAGTGGCTATATCAAGGATCACAGTTCCTGTACACATAATGCTAATCTTGCGAGTTGTATTACATTCTGGGCTGTTACTTTGTGCAAGGTAGACTGTCTCACCGCTTTGAAAGGACAGTGACATGGGAGTCCGTATGTATACAGCGGTTCTGGGCAATTCTGTCCAGGTGGGAtcacctgttccagcagtcgacAGACATCGTCATAAACACAACTTCCAATGTCTTCAACACATGGAATTTTCACCCATATTCCAGCAACCTCCTTGTGCAGTGTTATATTAACCTGTCAAACAATAATAATTTGCATTTACGTAGCATCTTTAACACAATAAGATGCCTCAAGATGCTTCAGAGGATTATTAAAGAAAGGTTCACACTGAGTTACCGAAGGCGATATTAGGGAAGATGATCAAAAAGCTCGgtgaaagagataggttttaacaagcatcttaaaggaggaaagagagatggagaggctgcaggagggaattccagaggtaaGGAGCTGCCAGTGATGGAGTGATGAAAATCAAGAATGAAGAAGAGACCAGAATCGGAGGGGTAGAAATACCTCAgagagttgtagggctggagcAAGTGTCAACACCATAAaagaatttgaaaataaggatgaggattttaaaaccGTGGGGTTGCTGGGTTGGGAGCCTGTATATTCCAgtgagcaaaagagaaaatgctggaaaatctcagcaggtctggcagcatctgtaaggagagaaaagagctgacgttttgagtccagatgacaaagctttgacaaagggtcatctggactcgaaacgtcagctcttttctctccttacagatgctgccagatctgctgagattttccagcattttctcttttggtttcagattccagcatccgcagtaatttgcttttattccagcAAGGACTGGGGTGATGGGGGAataggacttggtgcaagttaggatatggACAGTAGAGGTTTGGATGAGTTTATGAAGGATGTAAGGTGAGAGGCTAGGAAGGAGAACATTGTTACCTATAACCTCCACAATTCCAAAGCCATGGGTGAGGGATTCAGTTTGAGGCAACAAGGGCAAGGTGAGGGATGGATTCTTACCTTTAATGGCGCTGCAAGGTTAACAGTGGTGGAACCTGCAGCACTGGCTTTAAGATCTCCAGGAATACTTATTGGATCCGGTTGGAGTGAAAGAGTCTTGAGGACTGCAGGGGCCTTTTTACTCCCACAATTCGCCCATGAGAAGGAGGCTTGATCTAGAATCTGAAAACCAGGAGACAATGTGTGAGAGGTGAAAAGATATCTGCCACTTTTGAACTTGTTGTTGCGGAGGGTGACAAAGGGCAAGCTTAGTCGTGTTCTCACCTGAATTTCTATTTCATAATCTCAATACCAGGGCACACATCGATAAGAGTGTTACtgcctctctgacagtgcaggacagcccagcccagcccctgACAGTGTAGGGCACCTCcagatgttcagcacaacattgtgggccgaagggcctgctcttgtgctgtattgttctgtgttCTAGTACTGTCCCTTACAGGGCTCCCCTAGTgccgtccctcagtgcagggctCCCCCAGTGCTGTCCCTCATAGCGCAGGGCTCCCCCAGTGCTGTCCCTCACAGCGCAGGGCTCCCCCAGTGCTGTCCCTCATAGCGCAGGGCTCCCCCAGTGCTGTCCCTCATAGCGCAGGGCTCCCCCAGTGCTGTCCCTCACAGCGCTGGGCTCCCCCAGTGCCGTCCCTCACAGCGCTGGGCTCCCCCAGTGCTGTCCCTCACAGCGCAGGGCTCTCCCAGTgccgtccctcagtgcagggctCCCCCAGTGCCATCCCTCATAGCGCTGGGCTCCCCCAATGCCGCCCCTCACAGCGCAGGGCACCCCCAGTGCCGTCCCTCACAGTGCAGGGCACCCCAGTGCGCCGGTCCCCCAGGCGCAGGGCTCCACCAGAATGTTCTCAGTCCTGCCTCTTTGACAGTGTGGCCCTTGCTgaggtgcagtgctccctcagtactgaccctatgacagctGTGCTTTGTCAATATACCATCCTGTAGACCTGGGTGAAATTGGTATTAACTAATGGGCAATATGAGATTGTGTTCACTCACCTCCCCTGACCTACACAGCACCTGGTCAGGCaacgcctcaattttaaaattcacattacAGTTTTCAAATGTTTCCAAGGCCTCGCACTCCCtcgctctgtaatctcctccagccccacagcccactgagatatctgtactcctctaattctggtctcttgaggaTTCCTGATATTAATCGCTCTGCCATTAGGGGCCGAGTCTTCAACTTCTCTTCCTAAACCTATTGATccatttcttcctttaagacttccttaaaaattacatctttgactaagcttttggtcatctgccctaatatctctgtATGTGGCTCCATATGAAATTGTGTCAGATAAACTTTCTGTCAGGAACATTGggacatttcatttcacaaagtTGCTACATAGATGTAAGTTGTTGTTTTCCTGAAACAGCTATCTATGCCTGACCACAGAAATGTAAAAGGACCTACCATCCGTGGGTTGCTGTCATTTGAGGTCTGGGTGTGGAATGTCTTCCCTTTATCTGCTTGAGATGTAGAACCAAATCCCAAACAAATGAGGGATACAAAAATGACCTTCATCGTACTGATCCCTGTGTTAAAGATTTATGAGAAAGAATGCAAGAGGAAACCTggcattaattttttttttaaaggctgGCTACATCAACATCCCTGTAAAACGTAGCGAGAAACGGCTGCAGACTCAGTcttcacaaacactgacacaatgCCTTATAAAACATTCAGACTACCCTGCAAAGTGAGCAAGCGGTGACAAATAACCACAAACAAGGATTGTAGAGAGAGCtggaggaggaactccttctgtATAAAGTACTGGTGTAGATACACTCCCTCGCCCTCTGTGGATGGGAGGGTCATTTCTAAAGAGCACAAGGCATTGCTTAGATATCATGTTTTGTCCTGTGGTAGGGAGGCACCAGAAGGAAAAACCGGTCCGACCAGtagtcttatttccccattttactggtgttccattttaaagtatacaagaccagttcagaacaGTAATCTTAGTTCCCCGGTTTCTTCTGGAAAAATAATAATCAAAAAACtgcacagcacaggaagaggccatttggcccatgatttctgtgctggacaaaAAAGAGCAAACCAGCCTATATCCCGCTTTCCAGCTCTTGGTTCATTGCCCTGAAGATTACAGCAATTCAGGTGCATATCCAAGTACATTTTAAATGTGATGATGGTTTCTGCCCCTacaaccctttcaggcagtgagctaCAGACCCCCACCAGTCTGGGTGAAAGCTCCTCTCCAATCCTTGTACCAGTTAGTTTATGTTCATGACCCCGGTTATTTCCTTCTCTGCTATGGGAAACAAGTCTTTCTTTTCGAGGCACCTCCTAATTTTATAAGTGTCACTTAAAtcttcctccagtcctctggcccaAAGTAAATAAGCCCAGCCTATTTATCAGTTTTGctaaatgcttgaaaatctctaAGTTCAAAAAGTACAGTGCAGAAATGACTGAAAACAAAATTAGCAAATGATTGTTTCAAGTGATCCTTTGATCTTCTGATAAATATTTTAACACTGGTGTTAATAAATTTATGTCAAATGATTCAATGTTTCCACTTAAATCGGACAAATATCAAGCAAAGATTTTAACCATTCACATGCTAATATTGATAATAATCGTACAGATTTAAAACATACAAATTCATACCTTAAAAATCTGCATAAAATTCAATTTGTAAAATCTTACTTCCTATTGCCCTTTTTTAAGCATACAGATGTGCTAACCTTACAATTCCCATGTCCATCCTATAATTGAGACAATGTAAACCTGTCACACAACAGGTACATTCTGCAGTCAGTGGTGTTGTGCTACTCTGTCTTTGCATTGTGCATTGACATGCATATAGGT encodes the following:
- the LOC144502577 gene encoding ganglioside GM2 activator-like; this encodes MKVIFVSLICLGFGSTSQADKGKTFHTQTSNDSNPRMILDQASFSWANCGSKKAPAVLKTLSLQPDPISIPGDLKASAAGSTTVNLAAPLKVNITLHKEVAGIWVKIPCVEDIGSCVYDDVCRLLEQVIPPGQNCPEPLYTYGLPCHCPFKAGEYSLPNTYFYIPPVELPIWMTSGNYKAMGALTRNQQELACLKVSFSLKSN